One region of Culex pipiens pallens isolate TS chromosome 2, TS_CPP_V2, whole genome shotgun sequence genomic DNA includes:
- the LOC120413533 gene encoding male-specific sperm protein Mst84Db-like gives MPCRPSPCCKPRCSPCKRFYPPGGPFLNSRCHPTCGPWFAMCEPCFPCGPRCWGPGACCGRIEFYDR, from the exons ATGCCTTGCCGACCAAGCCCTTGCTGCAAGCCTCGTTGCTCGCCCTGCAAGAGGTTCTACCCTCCCGGCGGACCGTTT CTAAACTCCCGATGCCACCCAACCTGCGGGCCCTGGTTCGCGATGTGTGAGCCGTGCTTCCCGTGTGGACCCCGCTGCTGGGGACCAGGTGCGTGCTGTGGCCGCATCGAGTTCTACGACCGCTAA